One stretch of Nitratiruptor tergarcus DSM 16512 DNA includes these proteins:
- the nrdD gene encoding anaerobic ribonucleoside-triphosphate reductase — MYREEILKKLAHKRTKCMVYTRVMGYHRPVESFNIGKKGEHKERTYFKEEQCKAMV; from the coding sequence ATGTATAGAGAAGAAATTCTTAAAAAATTAGCACATAAACGCACAAAATGTATGGTCTATACAAGAGTAATGGGATATCATAGACCAGTAGAGAGTTTTAACATAGGCAAAAAGGGAGAGCATAAAGAGCGTACCTATTTTAAAGAGGAGCAATGCAAGGCGATGGTATAA
- a CDS encoding anaerobic ribonucleoside-triphosphate reductase activating protein produces MQGDGIKIYDLTSFTLLDFPDTPAAILWLAGCNMRCPYCHNPDIVYGKNEKDFNAVVQFLKKRRGLLEGVVISGGEPTIHKDIETICATIKDLGYKIKLDTNGSLPQVLEQLLAKDLLDFIAIDFKAPKSKFLAITKSKSYENLIESLHLLNRYRIPYQVRTTVHTDLLDERDIEEIIALLEQIGYTKTYYIQNFINLGKTLLPLPEQKRKLLQNFKASFPIAYRNF; encoded by the coding sequence ATGCAAGGCGATGGTATAAAAATTTATGATCTTACCTCTTTTACACTGCTAGATTTTCCAGATACTCCAGCGGCTATTCTTTGGCTTGCTGGATGTAATATGCGTTGCCCCTACTGTCATAATCCAGACATTGTATATGGAAAGAATGAAAAAGATTTTAATGCAGTAGTCCAGTTTTTAAAAAAAAGAAGAGGTTTGCTTGAAGGAGTGGTTATTAGTGGAGGAGAACCAACAATTCATAAAGATATAGAAACTATTTGCGCTACGATTAAAGATCTTGGATACAAGATCAAACTTGATACCAACGGAAGCCTTCCACAGGTGTTAGAGCAGCTTTTAGCAAAAGATCTGCTAGATTTTATAGCTATCGATTTTAAAGCTCCCAAGAGTAAATTTCTTGCAATTACCAAATCAAAATCTTATGAAAATCTCATTGAGAGTCTCCATCTTCTCAATCGCTATCGTATTCCTTATCAGGTGCGCACTACCGTGCATACAGATCTTTTAGATGAGAGGGATATTGAAGAGATTATAGCGCTTCTTGAACAGATTGGATACACTAAAACCTACTATATACAAAACTTTATAAATTTGGGAAAAACTTTGTTACCACTACCAGAGCAAAAGAGAAAGCTCTTGCAAAACTTTAAAGCAAGCTTTCCTATTGCTTATCGCAATTTTTAG